The genomic segment GCTCATTCCCACTGACGATTTTGAACGAAGTATCGGCTATCGCGGAATTCGCGGCAAAGGCGGAGCCACTGGCTTTTCGACAACGCGAGCAATGACAGTATACCGCGTCACCGAGCTCGCCATTGACTGCATACTTTATTGCACCACATAAGCAGCTTCCTTCGTACATGGTCGGATCTTTCGTTGCTCTGACCGACTATCTCGCAGCCTCGTTACATGAAGCGTTCACGGGAATCGCAATCAGCAAAACAAGAGCGCCCACCAATGTGAGGCCACCGGATATCGTAAGCCCGAGATAGACGCTTCCCGTTTTGGCCGTCATCCAACCGATGAGAGTTGGACTTACGAATGCCGCCAAACCACCTAGACTGGTGATGAGAGCAATGCCGCCGGCCTTGGTATTTCCGGGCAGGAATGTCGCCGGGATTGTCCAAAATACGGAAAAGGCACCATAGATCGCGGCCGAAGCAATTGAGAGCAGCGCGATGGCAACCGGTATGCTGCGAGCTGCCAATGGCAGAAGTGCAAAACTCAAGGCAGTGAAGGCGCAGCTCACGGTGAGATGCCAACGTCGCTCCATTCTACGATCTGAACTTGAGCCAATGAGATAGGTTCCAGCCGCCCCCGCTAAGAACACTACGCTCGACAACAGCCCCACATTGAACAGATCCTTCACACCAAGATCGTGAATGACGGTCGGGATCCATAATGACACGGCGTTGAACGATAGAATTATGCAGAAATAGACGAGAATTCCGATATAAACTTTGACGTTCTTCAATGCATCAAGCAGCGCATGTCTTCTACCAGGAGATATTCCCTTTTCCTCCGCCGCGAGATCACTAAGGATAATCGCTTTCTCGTGTTCGGTTAGCCATTTGGCATCCCGTGGCTGATCACTGAGGAAGAAGAAGGCGATGATGCCCAGGATAACGGCGGGCAACCCTTCAAGCAGAAACAACCATTGCCAGCCGTGCAGACCATGCAATCCGGCTAGATGGCTCATGATCCAGGCCGAGATAGGCCCGATAATGATGCCTGCTACAGCGGCACCCATCATGAGAAAACCAGTCGCCCGCCCTCGACGCGCTGCAGGAAACCAATAAGTTAGATAAAGCAGAACCCCCGGGAAGAATCCGGCCTCTGCAACTCCGAGAAGAAAGCGCATGACGTAGAATTGAATCGGCGATGTCACGAACATCATGCCGATCGAGACCAACCCCCAAAGAACCATGATGCGCAGTAGTGTGCGGCGCACCCCGACGCGCTGCATCATGATATTGCTCGGAACTTCAAACAGCGAATAGCCGATGAAGAAAAGCCCAGCACCAAATCCGTAAGCCACCTCGGAAAAACCGAGGTCACTCATGAACTGAAGCTTCGCAAAACTAATATTCGCGCGATCAATCTGGGCGACGAAGTAGCAAAGGATCAGAAAGGGCATGAGACGAATAGTCACTTTGTAATAAGTCTGCTCGATTTTGTCGGGCAGCTCGCCAAATGCGACTGACGGGTGTGGTTGGGAAGTGTCCATTTCGAAGTCCACCAAAGTTATACCAAGGATTTGATGGCGGCCTTCAGGCCCATTTCAGCGATGGGTTGCAGTTTCGACAGCGAGAGCGCGGTATTATCGGCCAGTAGCTTTCGAATGGCCACGTGATCGCTCGGGCTATTGATGGACTCGCCGTAAACCAATTTGCTATTGCGCCACCCGAGCACACTGAAGGTGTTCGATTCGACAGAACCGGTCAGCAGCCAGTTCTCCACGCGGTCGATGCGTCCAGCCATCTGAAGTCGAACGCCTGCTTGCTGAGTCCAAAACCATGGAACATCTGGCACCGGCGCAGAAACGCCAGCGATCGTCGCCGCGACCCGTCGAGCATGGTCTGCCGCATTGCCGATGGATTCCAGCCGTATGGCGCCCCCTTCATCATCCTGGAAGCGAGCACAATCGCCGATCGCGAAAATGTTTGGATCCTGAGTACGTAGCTTCTTATCCACGATGATGCCGTTATCAAAATCCAGGCCCGCGTCGGCAACCCACCCGCCATTTGCGAGAGCGCCGACCCCCTGGACCACGAGATCGGCCTCGACATGAGATCCATCCGACAGATCGACCCGCCGAACACGACCGGATTCCCCAATGACTTCTCGAACGGCCGCATTGAAGCGGAAATTCGTTCCTGCCTCCTCGTGCCGGGAGCGCATATAGGTTGACGTGAATTCGCTTGCAGTTCGCGGCATCAAGCGTCCCGCCGTCTCCATGACCGTCACGGGAATCCCGCGCTTGGCCGCCGATGACGCCAATTCCAGCCCGATGAAACCCGCGCCGATGACTCCGATCTTGGTGGCGGACGTCAGATCGTCTCGCAACGCTATGGCCTGCTCCAGCGTATGCAGTTGATGCATACCAATCAGCGGGTTGTCCGAGAGCTTGAGCTGTCGCGGATTGGATCCGAGAGCCAGGATGAGCGTCGCATATTGGATGCTCCCTGTGTTCGTCTCTACAATCTTTTGCGCCCGATCAATCCCCAACACCTCGCAGCCGAGCATCAAATCGATATTGGCGCCCGAAAACGCATCGGCCCCACGTAACGCAAGATCTTCTGGACCACCTGTCCCATTAATCCAGGTTTTCGACATTGGCGGGCGCTCGTAAGGCAGAAAGTCGCTCTTATCGAGCACCGCGATCGGCCCGGTA from the Beijerinckia sp. 28-YEA-48 genome contains:
- a CDS encoding MFS transporter, giving the protein MDTSQPHPSVAFGELPDKIEQTYYKVTIRLMPFLILCYFVAQIDRANISFAKLQFMSDLGFSEVAYGFGAGLFFIGYSLFEVPSNIMMQRVGVRRTLLRIMVLWGLVSIGMMFVTSPIQFYVMRFLLGVAEAGFFPGVLLYLTYWFPAARRGRATGFLMMGAAVAGIIIGPISAWIMSHLAGLHGLHGWQWLFLLEGLPAVILGIIAFFFLSDQPRDAKWLTEHEKAIILSDLAAEEKGISPGRRHALLDALKNVKVYIGILVYFCIILSFNAVSLWIPTVIHDLGVKDLFNVGLLSSVVFLAGAAGTYLIGSSSDRRMERRWHLTVSCAFTALSFALLPLAARSIPVAIALLSIASAAIYGAFSVFWTIPATFLPGNTKAGGIALITSLGGLAAFVSPTLIGWMTAKTGSVYLGLTISGGLTLVGALVLLIAIPVNASCNEAAR
- a CDS encoding FAD-dependent oxidoreductase, which encodes MSGVVIVGGGHGGVDLAFGLRERGYTGPIAVLDKSDFLPYERPPMSKTWINGTGGPEDLALRGADAFSGANIDLMLGCEVLGIDRAQKIVETNTGSIQYATLILALGSNPRQLKLSDNPLIGMHQLHTLEQAIALRDDLTSATKIGVIGAGFIGLELASSAAKRGIPVTVMETAGRLMPRTASEFTSTYMRSRHEEAGTNFRFNAAVREVIGESGRVRRVDLSDGSHVEADLVVQGVGALANGGWVADAGLDFDNGIIVDKKLRTQDPNIFAIGDCARFQDDEGGAIRLESIGNAADHARRVAATIAGVSAPVPDVPWFWTQQAGVRLQMAGRIDRVENWLLTGSVESNTFSVLGWRNSKLVYGESINSPSDHVAIRKLLADNTALSLSKLQPIAEMGLKAAIKSLV